A window of Pseudoalteromonas sp. MEBiC 03607 genomic DNA:
TTGCACAAAATAGAGGGTTGAAGGACGATTTTCATATGCAACGCAAACAATTTACTCAATTATTAAACGACATTCTTAAACCTGATTCTATCGCTGACTTTTGCCCAAACGGCTTACAAGTTGAAGGGGCGAGCGAGGTAAAAAAAATAGTGACGGGTGTCACAGCAAGCCAAGCATTGATTGACGCCGCTATTGCAGAAAATGCAGATACGATTTTGGTACATCATGGCTATTTCTGGAAAGGAGAGTCGCAGCCAATCACGGGCATGAAAAAACGCCGCATAGCAGCGCTTTTAAATAATGATATTAATTTATATGGCTATCACTTACCGCTAGATATACACCCTGAAATTGGTAATAACGCACAATTGGCAAATTTACTTGGTATTGAGTTCACTGGTGGGCTTGAATCTGGTCCAAATAGTGTGCCGGTAAAAGGGCGTTTAAAAACACCACTAAGCGGTGAAGAATTTGCCGATAAAATTGCGAAAGTACTTAATAGAGCACCATTAACTAGTTTGGTCAGAAAAGAAAAAATCGAAACCATCGCTTGGTGCACTGGGGGTGGCCAAGGGTATATTGATTTAGCGGCTGCTCAAGGGATTGATGCTTATCTTACTGGTGAGGCCTCTGAGCAAACGATTCATAGTTCACGCGAGCAAGGCATCGACTTTTTTGCAGCAGGACACCATGCTACTGAGCGTTATGGCATTAAAGCCTTAGGCGAACTTTTAGCTGAGCAGCATGGTTTTGATGTAACGTTTATCGATATCGACAATCCAGTCTGATTAAGTCTACAGCGCCTCTGGATCAATCCAGCGGCGCACACTTACCCAAGCACTGCCAATTTTTTCATGAGCGACTCTGGTAACGGCAACAAGTACATCATCATCTGGTATAAACTGCTTATACGTCGGATACTGACTAAAATCTTGGAAGTCAGTTGCCGCAGGGATCACATCAACACCTTGTGCATTAAATAAATCTTTCGCTCGCGGCATATGGCTTGCAGAGGTGACAAGGGCTGTTTTTTTATCGACTAAATAAATGGCAAGTCGCTTCGCTTCTTCAGCGGTATCCATTGCGAGGGGATTTTGCTTAATTCGGGAGCCTTTAATGCCGAGCGCTTTTGCTGTTTCAAACATGAGCTGGCTATTGGTGGTGTTAGCAAAACCGCCCCCTGATACATAGAGAGTGGCGTTTGGGTAGTGGTGGGCAAGCTTAACACCTTCAAGTAATCGAGCAAGCGCACAATCGCCTAACTGGTGATTAGCGGCAAGGCGAGAGTTGGGCATTATAGAGCAGCCAAGTACCACAATATTATCGAGTTTAGGGTGTTTTGCTTGGTTAAATTGCCATGCAGGGTTATTGCTTGCAGCTATCAGTGACTGACCAATAAATGGCGTGCTTATCAGCATTAAAGTTAAAATGCTAACAAAGCCCAAATAGAGTGCTTTGCGTTTATGGGCAATGGCTAAAAATACCATCACTAAAGTAAGCAGCCCCAACAACGGCAGGGGCATTAATAATGAGCCAATGATCTTTTTAATTTCAAACATGTATCAGCATTATTGTTTGTAACAGATGCAGCTATGTTAATTATTTTGCCTTTCTTTAGCGACCGTTATTTTGCTTACACGTATTTAAAAAGTGGCGATAAACAGGGTTATCTTTCATATTCTTTTTCATCGCTAAATACATAGGGCGAGTAAGGCCAAGTGCACCTAACGGAATCGACTTAATGAGTCCTTGGCTTTCATAAGGGGTGACTAGCCAATCTGGTAAAGCTGCAACACCCATTCCAGCGCTCACTAATTGGAAAATCAATAAACCTTGGTCAACAGTTTTAAGCGTGCCATCAAAGCGTGCATTTTGAATAAAATGTTTAAAGATATCTTGGCGCTCTCGCGGGATAGGGTACGAAATAATAGTTTCGTTTTTTAAATCAAGGGCGGTGACATAGGCTTTTTTTGCCAACTCATGATCCGGTGCAACGATTAATTTTAATTTAAAATCAAACAGGTGAGCATACTCAAGCTGATCGGGTTCACGAATATCAGAAGTCAGCACAAGATCTAACTCATCATTAATTAAATCTGGAATGGCGTCATAACTAAAGCCGCGCTCATAATCAATTTTGATATCAGGCCAAAAGTTATTAAATTCTTTGATAGTTGGTAGCAACCAATGAAAGCATGCATGACACTCAACACTTAAACGTAAATTTGAAATTGGCTGATTCAGGCTTTCTTTTAAACGACACTTTGTCGCTTCAACCCTCGGTAAAACCTCATTAGCAAGCTCCAGCAGTAACATGCCTTGCGGTGTAAAACGCACAGGCTGCGTCTTACGTTCGAACAGTTGGCAATCTAGCTTATTCTCGAGATCTTTAATTTGATGTGATAAAGCCGATTGAGTTAAAAACAACTCGCGGGCGGTATTGACCAAAGAGCCTGTCTCTTTAAGGGTCGCTATGGTTTTTAGGTGCTTTATATCAATCATCTTTAAAAAATCTCATGAAAAATGTGAGCCAAACTCAGATTACGAACATAGTACGCTTAAGAATTTGTTTTTTCAACGTCTAGACGTCTAAAATTAGTGGTTACTTTAACTGTTTTTTTACAATACGCTTTTTTACTGTCAATTGACATCGCTGTCATTGTTTTTTTACTTAACTTATATCAAAAAGCTATGAATATACCTCAAGTTGGTTTTTGGAGATCTCTTTAGGTTTTTGATTAGGGTTAACTCACTTCTCACTTAGGCAAAGCGACCTGACTTACAACTAAGATATTATTTTTAAAACTGTTATTATCGTGCAATCAGTACGATTTTATTTTTCAAAGGGATACCAGTGTTACGTACACTACTTTTAACCTGTGCTTGTTGGGTTATTCCTGCTCTCGCTGGCACTATTTATAGCCAGTTTCCAACAGAGATTGATCCGCATGAGCACTATGTTTTTTATTCCCATGGTTTTATCGTCGAAGGTAAAAACCCTAAGCCTGTTCACAAAACCTTTGGTGTTTATGACTTTATTGCGGTAAAAGAAGCACTTGCAGATGATAGTTATCATTTAATTGCCTATCACAGGCCAAAAGGTACTGAGCCATTTGCATTTGCGAAAAAACTTGCTGCAGATGTTGAAGCATTGATCAGCGCCGGTGTTGATGAGTCGAATATTAGTTTGGTTGGTTTTTCACGGGGCGGGGCATTGTCGATACTGGCAGCCAATGAGCTTAAACGCACACATATCAACTTAATTATATTGGCAGGGTGTGCAGGCCTAGTTAAAAAGCACTCTTCAGTTAAGGCTTACGGCAAAGTGTATTCTATCTTTGAGCGCTCAGATCAGGTTGGCTCTTGCCAGTTTTTAATTGATAGAAGTGCAGTAACTAAGTTCGAAGAACTAAGCATCAATACGGGGCTCTCCCATGGTGCATTTTATAAGCCAAAAGATGAGAGGCTGTTACCAATTAAAAAGTGGCTAAAGGATTAACTATGCCTTATTTATTGCTCGTTTTTGTGATCAGTGTTTTCGGCGTGAGCTCAGTAAGCCATGCTGAGCCATTTACTTTGCCACGCACTAATACTGTTTTAGTTAAAGATAAACATATCGAAAACGAATACCCCATTACAATTAAACTGCCACGCAGCTACCAAAAACAAAACCAGAAGCGCTACCCCGTTGTTTACCTGTTAGATGCAAACTACAGTTTGCCAATTGCCTCTGGCGTCAGTCGATTCATGATGAATTCGGGGGCGATGGAAGAGGTGATTATCGTCGCAGTAGGGTATCAAAAAGGTGTGCCGGGGCTTAATAGCCGTATTTATGACTATACGCCATTTGAAGATAAAAATTGGCAACGTAAAACTGGCGGAGCAAGCCAGTATCTAAACTTTCTAAAACAATCTGTATTGCCATATATTAAGGCTCACTACAGAACAAACCAAAAAAGTACATTAGTCGGTAACTCACTGGGTGGTTTATTTGCTTCCTTTACCTTATTTACCGAGCCTTCGCTTTTTTCAAGTTACATTATCGGCAGTCCTTCAGTGTGGTTTAAGCAGCATAGCCTTTTAGCTTTGCCTGTAGTACCAGCTGCCAACACAACAAAAGTTTACATCGCAGTGGGAGAACTTGAAGAAAGTGAAGGTGAAAAAATGGTGTCGGGTGCGAGGCAATTAGCAGCTAAAATTAATAAACAAAGCGGCGCGCTTGTTACAACAAATTTATTTGTTATTCCTCAGGCACGCCATGCAACCGCATTCCCAACAACGATTACCCAAGCCCTAGACTGGATTTACCAGACTAATACCAACCCGCAATAATACTTAATTAAGCGGATTGGTATCAGAGCA
This region includes:
- a CDS encoding alpha/beta hydrolase — protein: MLRTLLLTCACWVIPALAGTIYSQFPTEIDPHEHYVFYSHGFIVEGKNPKPVHKTFGVYDFIAVKEALADDSYHLIAYHRPKGTEPFAFAKKLAADVEALISAGVDESNISLVGFSRGGALSILAANELKRTHINLIILAGCAGLVKKHSSVKAYGKVYSIFERSDQVGSCQFLIDRSAVTKFEELSINTGLSHGAFYKPKDERLLPIKKWLKD
- a CDS encoding alpha/beta hydrolase-fold protein; amino-acid sequence: MPYLLLVFVISVFGVSSVSHAEPFTLPRTNTVLVKDKHIENEYPITIKLPRSYQKQNQKRYPVVYLLDANYSLPIASGVSRFMMNSGAMEEVIIVAVGYQKGVPGLNSRIYDYTPFEDKNWQRKTGGASQYLNFLKQSVLPYIKAHYRTNQKSTLVGNSLGGLFASFTLFTEPSLFSSYIIGSPSVWFKQHSLLALPVVPAANTTKVYIAVGELEESEGEKMVSGARQLAAKINKQSGALVTTNLFVIPQARHATAFPTTITQALDWIYQTNTNPQ
- a CDS encoding LysR substrate-binding domain-containing protein translates to MIDIKHLKTIATLKETGSLVNTARELFLTQSALSHQIKDLENKLDCQLFERKTQPVRFTPQGMLLLELANEVLPRVEATKCRLKESLNQPISNLRLSVECHACFHWLLPTIKEFNNFWPDIKIDYERGFSYDAIPDLINDELDLVLTSDIREPDQLEYAHLFDFKLKLIVAPDHELAKKAYVTALDLKNETIISYPIPRERQDIFKHFIQNARFDGTLKTVDQGLLIFQLVSAGMGVAALPDWLVTPYESQGLIKSIPLGALGLTRPMYLAMKKNMKDNPVYRHFLNTCKQNNGR
- a CDS encoding YdcF family protein — encoded protein: MFEIKKIIGSLLMPLPLLGLLTLVMVFLAIAHKRKALYLGFVSILTLMLISTPFIGQSLIAASNNPAWQFNQAKHPKLDNIVVLGCSIMPNSRLAANHQLGDCALARLLEGVKLAHHYPNATLYVSGGGFANTTNSQLMFETAKALGIKGSRIKQNPLAMDTAEEAKRLAIYLVDKKTALVTSASHMPRAKDLFNAQGVDVIPAATDFQDFSQYPTYKQFIPDDDVLVAVTRVAHEKIGSAWVSVRRWIDPEAL
- a CDS encoding Nif3-like dinuclear metal center hexameric protein, encoding MQRKQFTQLLNDILKPDSIADFCPNGLQVEGASEVKKIVTGVTASQALIDAAIAENADTILVHHGYFWKGESQPITGMKKRRIAALLNNDINLYGYHLPLDIHPEIGNNAQLANLLGIEFTGGLESGPNSVPVKGRLKTPLSGEEFADKIAKVLNRAPLTSLVRKEKIETIAWCTGGGQGYIDLAAAQGIDAYLTGEASEQTIHSSREQGIDFFAAGHHATERYGIKALGELLAEQHGFDVTFIDIDNPV